From a region of the Leptospira kmetyi serovar Malaysia str. Bejo-Iso9 genome:
- a CDS encoding sensor histidine kinase has translation MCFKVKFKTPILLIIAFHFFPLNVAYAETSSIPKAKSGILNLSDWDFHGEKTIPVTGEWKFFWNRFIKPNDFDPKNNATGYVWIETPSVWNGTSFNGDTVGSHGFASYELTILLPENIPNSALTIPDIGTAYNLYVNGKLIANAGNVGDKPETSHALYKPQIVVLPDSKTLHLVLHVSNFQNRWGGYWFPIRIGSLKDILGEAQTKKGISLAVCIAAVLMAVFNLVFFFFRKKDPAPLFFATHCILILIRGLTTGERLGHLMFPNVPWEILNRLEYISVYLSAPALYAFLHRFCYTKFWEKYGLLFDLPYFVTALIVAVFPNQIYTLTLNPISIYGFFVTIPGWSILLLYGIHKKYEGAWILFLGYIVIMFGTFHDIALNMGFLHTSTYVLPYGQLAMIASHAVLISKRFSNSLNRSENLSHKMKSLVSSTREIMTSASFNAAAQTTLKILSKNIEDMNRKNSLLNIERHSKNGILNSLPSKNDGLNIYLPESNSSLWKQYSLDEEDNLSIRDVSGFISKESLEIDLKALHSPAVIGESFLLPVQNSKASFVILDLPIGIFLNSDSEMDWVQGIAYALALSIQNVLRQDREKLAIIGELSGEIAHDIGHHVILIQKVLRNLNSDKNEKKDFDLARAKKETDALANLSLDILEFSKKVIILDFKEVDIRKFFQGIKEDLELFFEGSGIRFSCDIAADGTVRLDPLRIQRLILNIAKNSLEAIGDRGNFLLQVEKEGPILYIVFTDDGPGFSEESKIRFYNSMMETKKPLGSGLGLSIVRKIALAHGGEVLIDSSPGKGSRFTVLLPC, from the coding sequence GTGTGTTTCAAAGTTAAATTCAAGACCCCGATTCTTCTCATAATCGCCTTTCACTTTTTTCCGTTGAACGTCGCTTATGCGGAGACGTCTTCGATTCCGAAAGCGAAATCGGGAATTCTGAATTTATCGGATTGGGATTTTCACGGCGAAAAAACGATTCCCGTTACGGGAGAATGGAAATTCTTCTGGAATCGTTTTATAAAACCGAACGATTTTGATCCGAAAAATAATGCGACAGGATATGTATGGATCGAAACTCCTTCGGTTTGGAACGGAACGTCGTTTAACGGAGATACCGTGGGAAGTCACGGATTCGCATCCTACGAACTTACGATTCTCCTTCCGGAGAATATTCCGAACTCGGCGCTTACGATTCCGGACATAGGCACCGCTTACAATCTGTATGTGAACGGAAAGTTGATCGCAAACGCGGGAAACGTCGGAGACAAACCGGAAACCTCGCACGCGCTTTACAAACCTCAAATCGTCGTCCTCCCGGATTCGAAAACTCTTCATCTAGTATTACATGTTTCTAATTTTCAAAATCGATGGGGAGGTTATTGGTTTCCGATTCGAATCGGAAGTTTAAAGGATATTCTCGGAGAAGCGCAAACGAAAAAAGGAATCAGCCTAGCGGTTTGTATCGCCGCGGTTCTTATGGCGGTCTTCAATCTTGTGTTTTTCTTTTTCAGAAAAAAAGATCCCGCTCCGCTTTTTTTCGCGACTCATTGTATTCTCATTTTGATCCGAGGTCTTACCACCGGCGAACGTCTCGGGCATCTTATGTTTCCGAACGTTCCTTGGGAGATATTAAACCGACTTGAATACATTTCCGTTTATTTATCCGCGCCCGCTTTGTATGCCTTCCTCCATAGATTTTGTTATACGAAATTCTGGGAAAAGTACGGTCTTCTTTTCGACCTTCCTTATTTCGTCACGGCTTTAATCGTCGCGGTTTTTCCGAATCAGATCTACACTCTGACGCTCAATCCGATTTCGATATACGGTTTTTTCGTAACGATTCCGGGTTGGAGCATTCTACTTCTTTACGGAATCCATAAAAAATACGAGGGAGCGTGGATTTTATTTTTGGGTTATATCGTGATCATGTTCGGCACGTTCCACGATATCGCGCTTAACATGGGTTTTCTGCACACTTCGACGTATGTGCTTCCGTACGGACAACTCGCGATGATCGCTTCTCACGCGGTGTTGATTTCGAAACGTTTTTCGAATTCGTTAAACCGTTCGGAGAACCTTTCCCACAAGATGAAAAGTCTCGTTTCCTCCACGCGGGAAATCATGACCTCGGCTTCGTTCAACGCGGCGGCGCAAACAACTTTGAAAATTCTTTCCAAAAACATCGAGGATATGAATCGGAAGAATTCACTTTTGAACATCGAAAGACATTCAAAAAACGGAATATTAAATTCTTTGCCTTCCAAAAACGATGGGTTGAATATTTATTTACCGGAATCGAATTCCTCCCTTTGGAAACAATATTCTCTCGATGAAGAGGACAATCTTTCGATTCGCGACGTTTCGGGTTTTATTTCGAAAGAATCTCTGGAGATCGATCTCAAAGCGTTGCATTCTCCCGCCGTCATCGGAGAAAGTTTTCTGCTTCCGGTACAAAACAGCAAGGCGAGTTTCGTCATCTTGGATCTTCCGATCGGAATTTTTTTGAATTCCGATTCCGAAATGGATTGGGTGCAGGGAATCGCATACGCGCTCGCGCTTTCGATACAAAACGTTCTCAGACAGGATCGGGAAAAACTCGCGATCATCGGAGAATTATCGGGGGAGATCGCACACGACATAGGACATCACGTAATTCTCATCCAAAAGGTTTTGAGAAATCTCAACTCGGACAAAAACGAAAAGAAGGATTTCGATCTTGCAAGGGCCAAAAAGGAAACGGACGCGTTGGCGAACCTTTCTTTGGATATATTAGAATTTTCTAAAAAAGTAATCATTCTCGACTTTAAGGAAGTGGATATCCGAAAATTTTTCCAGGGAATCAAAGAGGATTTGGAACTTTTTTTCGAGGGAAGTGGAATCCGTTTTTCCTGCGACATCGCCGCGGATGGAACCGTTCGATTGGACCCGCTTCGGATTCAAAGACTGATTCTGAACATCGCCAAAAATTCCTTGGAGGCCATCGGCGATCGCGGCAATTTTCTTCTTCAAGTGGAAAAGGAAGGACCCATTCTTTACATCGTCTTTACGGACGACGGTCCCGGTTTCAGCGAAGAATCGAAAATCAGATTCTACAACTCCATGATGGAAACCAAAAAACCTCTCGGAAGCGGACTCGGACTTTCCATCGTTCGAAAGATCGCGCTCGCGCACGGTGGGGAAGTTTTGATCGATTCCAGTCCGGGAAAAGGTAGCAGATTTACCGTTCTGCTACCCTGCTGA
- a CDS encoding response regulator yields the protein MVRAKKSSIFLVDDHPVVRTGLQAEIEADPEFDFVGSAHSLKEAIRRMSFSRVDLLISDISLQEENGIQELETIKNKFPDLKILFLTMHRDWSYLQKAFALGADGYILKSESMTALISAMKTVLNGGKVFPEEVKNFRPETEITKEIGNLINRLTKREKEILNLLANGKMNREIAEELDLSIRTVETHRASIFKKLETENLIELGRILVQLKASGLF from the coding sequence ATGGTTCGCGCGAAAAAAAGTTCAATCTTTCTTGTAGACGATCATCCCGTCGTACGAACCGGATTGCAAGCGGAGATCGAAGCCGATCCCGAATTCGATTTCGTAGGTTCCGCGCATTCTTTGAAGGAAGCGATTCGAAGAATGAGCTTTTCAAGAGTGGATCTTCTGATCAGCGATATCTCTTTGCAAGAGGAGAATGGAATTCAAGAACTCGAAACGATCAAAAATAAATTTCCGGATTTGAAGATATTGTTCCTAACGATGCACAGAGATTGGTCTTATCTTCAAAAAGCTTTCGCGCTCGGAGCCGACGGATATATTCTAAAAAGCGAATCTATGACCGCGCTGATCTCAGCGATGAAGACGGTCTTAAACGGCGGCAAAGTGTTTCCGGAAGAAGTAAAAAATTTCAGACCCGAAACGGAAATCACGAAAGAGATCGGAAATCTGATCAATCGATTGACGAAACGAGAAAAGGAAATTCTAAACCTTCTCGCAAACGGAAAGATGAACCGTGAGATCGCGGAAGAATTGGATCTCAGCATAAGAACCGTCGAAACCCATAGAGCTTCGATCTTTAAAAAATTGGAAACCGAGAATCTCATAGAACTCGGACGTATTCTCGTTCAACTCAAAGCCTCCGGTCTTTTCTAA
- the bcp gene encoding thioredoxin-dependent thiol peroxidase encodes MSELKAGSKAPGFTALNEKGEKVKLTDLSGTKGTVLYFYPKDQTPGCTTEACDFRDNFSRIKKTGYNVVGVSKDSVKSHQKFIEKQELNFTLISDEDGKICESYGVWQMKKFMGREFMGIVRSTFLIGADGKILKVYPKVSVKGHVDEILSDIKSLEKK; translated from the coding sequence ATGAGCGAACTCAAAGCCGGGTCCAAGGCTCCCGGTTTCACGGCACTCAACGAAAAAGGGGAAAAGGTCAAATTGACCGACCTGAGCGGGACCAAAGGAACCGTTCTCTATTTTTATCCCAAGGATCAAACCCCGGGATGTACGACCGAAGCCTGCGATTTTCGGGATAATTTTTCGAGAATCAAAAAGACCGGGTATAACGTGGTCGGAGTTTCAAAAGATAGCGTAAAATCCCATCAGAAATTTATTGAAAAGCAAGAGCTGAACTTCACCCTGATCTCGGACGAAGACGGAAAGATTTGCGAATCCTACGGGGTCTGGCAGATGAAAAAGTTTATGGGAAGAGAATTTATGGGAATCGTCCGTTCCACCTTCCTCATCGGAGCCGACGGAAAAATCTTAAAAGTATATCCTAAGGTAAGCGTGAAAGGTCATGTCGACGAGATCCTTTCCGATATCAAATCACTGGAGAAAAAATGA